In the genome of Polaribacter sp. MED152, one region contains:
- a CDS encoding Ig-like domain-containing protein: MKTGYKLLFLVSFLFLITNCARTGRPDGGPKDEEAPLFVTANPPYESINFDEKEIKINFDEYVTLKDLNKQLVVSPPMKNPPLITPQGTPSEFIKIEIIDTLKANTTYIFNFGNAVQDNNEGNKLENFKYVFSTGTYIDSLTTFGTIKDAELLETPRSVNVLMYRIDSTFNDSIIYKKKPDYVTSTLDTTNYTFTNLRKGNYLLLALKEPLNDYVFNPKTDKIGFYKDTIQLPRDSIIPNSIVLFNEEQPYEFARGKETTKGKIEFGFSGNAKDMKINLLSNVPEDFKSIAKFDTQKDTLNYWFTPIEADSLNFVVANKNILDTITVRLRKKNIDSLVLEASTRNILNLRDTFFISSNTPIINIDSTKIDLFDKDTLAVKYDIISSQKENKIAFVFDKKPEDKYKFKVLPKAFTDIYEVSNDSLTYYFNTNELEDYGRITLNVNNINSKNLIIELLAGKDQDKIIERRFINSSSQLVFDLLEPIRYTVRAIIDENGNNKWDTGNYLKKQLPEKIIYNEAINNYTLRANYFVEEIFTIN, encoded by the coding sequence GTGAAAACAGGTTACAAGCTACTTTTTTTAGTATCATTTCTATTTTTGATTACCAATTGTGCAAGAACTGGAAGACCAGATGGAGGTCCTAAGGATGAAGAAGCACCTTTGTTTGTTACTGCAAATCCTCCTTATGAAAGTATTAATTTTGATGAAAAAGAGATTAAAATAAATTTTGATGAGTATGTTACTTTAAAGGATTTAAATAAACAGTTGGTAGTTTCTCCTCCAATGAAAAATCCGCCTTTAATTACACCTCAAGGTACACCAAGTGAATTTATTAAAATTGAAATAATAGATACATTAAAAGCAAACACCACCTATATTTTTAATTTTGGAAATGCTGTTCAAGATAATAATGAGGGGAATAAACTTGAAAACTTTAAATATGTTTTTTCTACAGGCACTTATATAGATTCTTTAACCACTTTTGGTACTATAAAAGATGCTGAATTACTTGAAACACCAAGAAGTGTAAACGTATTAATGTATAGAATTGATAGTACTTTTAACGATTCTATCATCTATAAAAAAAAGCCAGATTACGTAACTAGTACTTTAGATACTACCAACTATACTTTTACCAATTTAAGAAAAGGTAACTATTTACTATTGGCTTTAAAAGAGCCATTAAACGATTATGTTTTTAATCCTAAAACAGATAAAATTGGTTTTTATAAAGATACCATTCAATTGCCAAGAGATAGTATTATTCCGAATTCTATTGTATTATTTAACGAAGAACAACCTTACGAATTTGCAAGAGGAAAAGAAACTACAAAAGGTAAAATTGAATTTGGCTTTTCAGGCAATGCTAAAGACATGAAAATAAATTTGCTTTCTAATGTTCCTGAAGATTTTAAAAGTATTGCAAAATTTGATACACAAAAAGATACTTTAAATTATTGGTTTACACCTATTGAGGCAGATTCATTAAATTTTGTTGTAGCTAACAAAAATATTTTAGATACAATTACAGTAAGATTGCGTAAAAAGAATATAGATTCTTTAGTACTTGAAGCCTCTACAAGAAATATTTTAAATTTAAGAGATACTTTTTTCATAAGTAGTAATACACCTATTATAAATATAGATAGCACTAAAATTGACTTATTTGATAAAGATACATTGGCTGTTAAATATGATATAATTTCATCACAAAAAGAAAATAAAATTGCCTTTGTTTTTGATAAAAAACCAGAAGATAAATACAAATTTAAAGTGCTACCAAAAGCATTTACAGATATTTATGAGGTTTCTAATGATAGTTTAACCTATTATTTTAACACCAATGAATTAGAAGATTATGGTAGAATTACTTTAAACGTAAATAATATAAATTCTAAAAACTTAATTATTGAATTACTGGCTGGAAAAGATCAAGACAAAATTATAGAAAGACGCTTCATTAACTCGTCTTCTCAATTAGTTTTTGATTTATTAGAACCTATTAGATATACTGTTAGAGCTATTATAGATGAAAATGGTAATAATAAATGGGATACTGGAAATTACTTAAAGAAACAGCTTCCTGAAAAAATTATTTACAACGAAGCCATAAATAATTATACGCTTAGAGCCAATTACTTTGTAGAAGAAATATTTACAATAAACTAA
- a CDS encoding PLDc N-terminal domain-containing protein, which translates to MLTWSLPLLILVLLAVVLWFWAILDVSRSNFKNQKNKLLFFFLILVAPILGSIVYFQMKKSFISKEKRSFKPNFNTRS; encoded by the coding sequence ATGCTAACTTGGTCTTTACCTTTACTAATTTTAGTGCTGTTGGCAGTAGTTTTATGGTTTTGGGCAATTTTAGATGTAAGTAGAAGTAACTTTAAAAATCAAAAAAATAAATTGCTATTTTTCTTTTTAATTCTAGTTGCACCTATTTTAGGTTCAATCGTCTATTTTCAGATGAAAAAAAGCTTTATCTCAAAAGAGAAAAGAAGTTTTAAACCAAATTTTAATACAAGATCTTAA
- a CDS encoding cystathionine gamma-synthase, translating into MKFNTKTIHGGQMHEETTGSVMPPVFLTSTFAQSSPGEHKGYAYARGTNPTRTALEASFAALENGTHAFAFASGMAAIDAVLRLLKPGDEIIAGDDLYGGTYRMFTQLFQKYGLEFTYVDMNSIENVTYAITANTKLIWIETPTNPLMKIADIEEISTKVKDENSEILVAVDNTFATPYLQKPLDLGADIVMHSATKYLGGHSDLVMGALMVNNEKLAKEIHFIQFAAGAIAGPMDSFLALRGVKTLHVRMQRHCENGLKVAKFLDAHSKVGKVYYPGLETHESYAIAKKQMNDFGGMVSFKLKDESQKATFAFLESTKLFTLAESLGGVESLVNHPVTMSHGSIPEKERLKIGITDSLIRLSVGIEDIDDLLNDLEQALNA; encoded by the coding sequence ATGAAATTCAATACCAAAACAATTCACGGAGGTCAAATGCATGAAGAAACAACAGGTTCAGTAATGCCACCCGTTTTTTTAACATCTACCTTTGCACAATCTAGCCCAGGTGAACATAAAGGTTATGCCTATGCAAGAGGAACAAACCCAACCAGAACCGCTTTAGAAGCTAGTTTTGCAGCTCTTGAAAATGGTACACATGCCTTTGCATTTGCGTCTGGAATGGCTGCTATAGATGCAGTTTTACGCTTATTAAAACCGGGTGATGAAATTATTGCAGGAGATGATTTATATGGTGGTACGTATAGAATGTTTACCCAACTTTTTCAGAAATATGGGTTGGAGTTTACTTATGTAGATATGAACTCTATTGAAAATGTAACCTATGCAATTACTGCTAACACAAAGTTGATTTGGATAGAAACACCAACGAATCCTTTAATGAAAATTGCAGATATAGAAGAAATATCAACGAAAGTAAAAGATGAAAATTCAGAAATTTTAGTAGCTGTAGACAATACCTTTGCTACACCCTATTTACAAAAACCTTTAGATTTAGGTGCAGATATTGTAATGCATTCTGCTACAAAATATTTAGGTGGTCATTCAGATTTGGTAATGGGCGCTTTAATGGTTAACAACGAAAAACTGGCTAAAGAAATTCATTTTATTCAATTTGCAGCAGGTGCAATTGCTGGGCCTATGGACTCATTTTTAGCGTTAAGAGGGGTAAAAACATTGCATGTAAGAATGCAAAGACATTGTGAAAATGGGTTGAAGGTGGCTAAATTTTTAGATGCACATTCAAAAGTAGGCAAGGTTTATTATCCAGGTTTAGAAACCCATGAAAGTTATGCAATTGCTAAGAAGCAAATGAACGACTTTGGAGGAATGGTTTCTTTTAAATTAAAAGACGAATCTCAAAAAGCAACATTTGCATTTTTAGAAAGCACAAAGTTATTTACGCTGGCAGAATCTTTAGGAGGTGTAGAAAGTTTGGTAAATCATCCTGTAACCATGTCTCATGGTTCTATACCAGAGAAAGAACGTTTAAAAATAGGTATTACAGATTCCTTAATTCGCTTAAGTGTTGGTATAGAAGATATTGATGATTTGCTTAACGATTTAGAGCAGGCATTAAATGCTTAA
- a CDS encoding DinB family protein: MKIQFDILRKSRDLILKEIDGLSLEELHKIPEGFKNNIAWNVAHVVVTQQLLHYGLSGLNLLCPDDLVEAHRKGTVPTKTFTEEEFNEVKELLMGLPDTLEEDFEAGIFENYKEYPTSTGFVLSSIENAIPFNNFHEGIHYGIIRSIKKFL, translated from the coding sequence ATGAAAATTCAATTTGATATTTTACGAAAATCTAGAGATTTAATTTTAAAAGAAATAGATGGTTTATCTTTAGAAGAACTGCATAAAATTCCAGAAGGTTTTAAAAACAATATTGCTTGGAATGTAGCACATGTAGTAGTTACTCAACAATTATTACACTATGGTTTATCAGGCTTAAATTTATTATGTCCAGACGATTTGGTAGAAGCACATAGAAAAGGTACAGTGCCTACAAAAACCTTTACAGAAGAAGAATTTAATGAAGTAAAAGAACTACTAATGGGTTTGCCAGATACTTTAGAAGAAGATTTTGAAGCTGGTATTTTCGAAAATTATAAAGAATACCCAACCAGTACAGGTTTTGTACTTTCTTCGATAGAAAACGCAATTCCGTTTAACAATTTTCACGAAGGTATTCATTATGGTATCATTAGATCTATAAAAAAGTTTTTATAG
- a CDS encoding arsenate reductase family protein → MKKVYFLKTCDTCKRILKEVNLDGFEQQEIKVNPVNETQLQEMYALSNSYEALFNKRARLYKSLGLKDKSLSEPDYKKYLLEEYTFLKRPVFIIDDEIFIGNSKKEVEKVKEKVN, encoded by the coding sequence ATGAAGAAAGTTTATTTTTTGAAAACTTGTGATACTTGTAAACGTATCTTAAAAGAGGTGAATTTAGATGGATTTGAACAGCAAGAAATAAAAGTCAATCCAGTTAATGAAACTCAGCTACAAGAAATGTATGCACTTTCTAATAGTTATGAAGCTCTATTTAACAAACGTGCAAGGTTATACAAGTCTTTAGGTCTAAAAGATAAGTCTTTATCTGAACCCGATTATAAAAAATATCTTTTAGAAGAATATACTTTTTTAAAACGACCTGTTTTTATTATTGATGATGAAATTTTTATTGGAAACAGTAAGAAAGAAGTAGAAAAAGTAAAAGAGAAAGTGAATTAA
- a CDS encoding DUF4252 domain-containing protein — MKKLITFVFALFVLTASAQTSTFKKFYKNHKEYSQFSLNVSASMVGSFFNDEDSEEVTDLLKKSGNFKLMVFDNENQEVSKDFKKYIRRNNLKTMVRVKGDDSRAEFYTLEKNNLIKEIIFKANSDDDSLVLLGLKTSMTKEELAKLLSNSDKI; from the coding sequence ATGAAAAAATTAATCACATTCGTATTTGCACTTTTTGTATTAACTGCATCAGCACAAACATCAACCTTTAAAAAGTTTTATAAAAATCATAAAGAATATTCTCAATTTTCATTAAATGTATCTGCATCTATGGTAGGTTCTTTTTTTAATGATGAAGATTCAGAAGAGGTTACAGATTTACTTAAAAAATCTGGTAATTTTAAATTAATGGTTTTTGATAACGAAAACCAAGAAGTATCTAAAGACTTTAAAAAGTACATTAGAAGAAATAATTTAAAGACAATGGTTCGTGTAAAAGGCGATGATAGTAGAGCCGAATTTTACACGTTAGAAAAAAACAACTTAATAAAAGAAATAATTTTTAAAGCGAATAGTGACGATGATAGTTTAGTGCTTTTAGGTTTAAAAACCAGCATGACAAAAGAAGAACTTGCAAAATTGCTATCTAACTCAGATAAAATTTAA
- a CDS encoding DUF3089 domain-containing protein, whose amino-acid sequence MKKIHTLLAFFMVFTACKSTKNVPNYIETDTSTSPNYNLEKKWAVLPNKYTKDFAEFASKEQDTLQADVFYVYPTLNSEKDDLRWNVPVDDKKQQNKVLNRAVLFQASAFATAGKVYVPFYRQAHLRSYSNLENGGEKALLLAYSDVKKAFELYLKKYNNGRPIIIASHSQGSTHTKLLLKDFFDEKPLQKKLIAAYVIGTIVKPNQFKAIKVMTKPNETGGFVGWNTFKKGYYSKKGKDYFKGSVTSNPITWNLDKTTTLEQHKGFLYSNKKLYENALEIEITDGLVWTTTPKFPGRLFMSFMKNYHVGDINLFWKDIQQNAVLRTNAYLKNNSKM is encoded by the coding sequence ATGAAAAAGATACATACCCTTCTTGCTTTTTTTATGGTGTTTACAGCTTGTAAATCCACAAAAAATGTTCCAAATTATATAGAAACTGATACTAGTACATCACCTAATTATAATTTAGAAAAAAAATGGGCAGTGTTACCAAACAAATACACCAAAGACTTTGCTGAGTTTGCATCTAAAGAACAAGATACTTTACAAGCAGATGTATTTTATGTATATCCAACTCTAAATTCAGAAAAAGATGATTTAAGATGGAATGTACCTGTAGATGATAAAAAACAACAAAATAAAGTCTTAAATAGAGCTGTACTTTTTCAGGCATCTGCCTTTGCAACTGCAGGTAAAGTATACGTTCCTTTTTACAGACAAGCACATTTACGTTCGTATTCTAATTTAGAAAATGGAGGAGAAAAAGCACTATTATTGGCGTATTCAGATGTAAAAAAAGCCTTTGAATTGTATTTAAAAAAATACAATAATGGCAGACCAATTATCATAGCAAGTCACAGTCAAGGTTCTACACATACCAAGCTTTTATTAAAAGATTTTTTCGATGAAAAACCTTTACAAAAAAAGTTAATTGCGGCTTATGTTATTGGTACTATCGTAAAACCAAATCAGTTTAAGGCAATTAAAGTGATGACAAAACCGAATGAAACTGGTGGTTTTGTAGGTTGGAATACTTTTAAAAAAGGCTATTATTCTAAAAAGGGAAAAGATTATTTTAAAGGTAGTGTAACTTCAAATCCTATAACTTGGAATTTAGATAAAACTACAACCTTAGAGCAGCACAAAGGTTTTTTGTATTCTAACAAAAAATTATACGAGAATGCTTTAGAAATTGAAATAACAGATGGTTTAGTTTGGACAACCACACCCAAATTTCCTGGTAGGCTTTTTATGTCTTTTATGAAAAATTATCATGTTGGAGATATCAATCTTTTCTGGAAAGACATTCAGCAAAATGCGGTTTTAAGAACAAATGCATATTTAAAAAATAATTCCAAAATGTAA
- a CDS encoding glycosyltransferase family 4 protein encodes MRMLFYRFLGAKFTLVATRHAEAKPSGLTLFLLKKADKVVTLITSTSKNLGIENTKIGHGVQVDKFVPESTKRLLNISQENIILNAGRVRKEKGQLVLLEAVKNLKKHPTWALVIVGKVDKPEFLNDLKSIAKKHQIESQVYFINETRDIVSYYQAAKIVVAPSFSEGFSLVTAEAMSCENTVIATQNVGVHSELINHGKNGYLFEAGNENQLEDILFKLIEQKIPYLGKEARKEIINNWSAKKEAKSLTEFYLKN; translated from the coding sequence ATGCGAATGTTATTTTATCGTTTTTTGGGCGCTAAATTTACACTTGTAGCAACTAGACATGCAGAGGCTAAACCTTCTGGATTAACCTTGTTTTTATTAAAAAAAGCAGATAAAGTAGTTACTCTTATTACTTCTACGAGTAAAAACTTAGGGATAGAAAACACGAAGATTGGTCATGGAGTTCAAGTAGATAAATTTGTACCAGAATCAACTAAGAGGTTGTTGAATATATCTCAAGAAAATATAATTTTAAATGCGGGTAGAGTTCGTAAAGAAAAAGGGCAATTGGTGTTATTAGAGGCTGTAAAAAACTTAAAAAAACACCCAACTTGGGCTTTGGTAATTGTTGGTAAAGTAGACAAACCTGAATTTCTAAACGACCTAAAATCAATTGCTAAAAAACATCAGATAGAAAGTCAAGTTTATTTTATAAATGAAACTAGAGATATTGTTTCTTATTATCAAGCCGCAAAAATTGTAGTTGCACCTAGTTTTTCTGAAGGATTTTCTTTAGTAACTGCAGAAGCTATGAGTTGTGAAAACACAGTAATAGCTACCCAAAATGTAGGTGTACATTCTGAGTTAATAAACCATGGTAAAAATGGATATTTATTTGAAGCAGGCAATGAAAATCAACTAGAAGATATTTTATTTAAATTAATAGAGCAAAAAATTCCTTACTTAGGTAAAGAAGCTAGAAAAGAAATTATTAATAATTGGAGTGCCAAAAAAGAGGCCAAAAGTTTAACTGAATTCTATTTAAAAAATTAA
- a CDS encoding thymidine kinase — MFLENTVNHTEQFGWIEVICGSMFSGKTEELIRRLKRAQFAKQRVEIFKPAVDTRYDEEEVVSHNDSRIRSTPVPVSSNIRLLANDVDVVGIDEAQFFDDEIVAVCNDLANRGVRVIVAGLDMDFKGKPFGPMPALMATAEYVTKVHAVCTHTGNLAHYSFRKAQNDNLVMLGETQEYEPLSRAAYYKAVKEKEQLTSVEASNNSDIDTSKTDLNSTQE, encoded by the coding sequence ATGTTTCTTGAAAATACTGTAAATCATACAGAACAATTTGGTTGGATTGAGGTAATTTGTGGCTCTATGTTTTCTGGTAAAACAGAAGAGTTAATTAGGCGTTTAAAACGTGCTCAATTTGCAAAACAGCGTGTAGAAATTTTTAAACCTGCTGTTGATACAAGGTATGATGAGGAAGAAGTGGTTTCTCATAACGATTCTAGAATTCGTTCTACGCCTGTACCTGTTTCTTCAAATATTCGTTTGTTAGCCAATGATGTAGATGTTGTTGGTATTGATGAAGCTCAGTTTTTTGATGATGAAATTGTTGCTGTTTGCAATGATTTAGCCAATAGAGGAGTTCGTGTAATAGTTGCTGGTTTAGATATGGATTTTAAAGGTAAACCTTTTGGCCCAATGCCAGCACTAATGGCTACTGCAGAGTATGTTACTAAAGTGCATGCAGTGTGCACTCATACAGGTAATTTAGCTCATTATAGTTTTAGAAAAGCACAAAATGACAACTTGGTTATGCTTGGCGAAACCCAAGAATATGAACCATTAAGCAGAGCTGCTTATTACAAAGCTGTTAAAGAAAAAGAACAACTTACCTCTGTTGAAGCTAGCAATAATTCAGATATCGATACTTCTAAAACCGATTTAAATTCAACGCAAGAATGA
- the alr gene encoding alanine racemase: protein MNNHVSVLEIDSKALVHNLNYFKNKLNQNTKILAVVKAFGYGSDGVLVADFLKDKVDYFAVAYAHEGIALREANIKTPILVLHPQIATLQDIIDYRLEPNLYNFKIFHAFLELADTIPLMNYPVHIKFNTGLNRLGFWHTDIPKIISELKETNHIKVQSLFSHLAASEDLEEKDFTNNQLNSFAYIVQQFYKHLSYEPMLHILNTSGVVNYAKAQFDMVRVGIGLYGFGNDDEETKQLKNTHNLKSIISQIHLIEPGETVGYNRAFVAKKPSKSATIPVGHADGLSRKLGNEAGYVLINNQKAKIIGNVCMDMIMVDVTKIDCNEGDEVIIFNSQDMLKHIADASETIVYETLTSISPRVKKMLKS from the coding sequence ATGAATAATCACGTAAGCGTTTTAGAGATTGATAGCAAAGCATTAGTCCATAATTTAAATTATTTTAAAAATAAATTAAACCAAAACACTAAGATTTTAGCAGTTGTTAAAGCCTTTGGCTATGGTAGTGATGGAGTTTTAGTTGCTGATTTTTTAAAAGATAAAGTAGATTATTTTGCGGTAGCTTACGCTCATGAAGGTATTGCCTTAAGAGAAGCAAATATTAAAACACCAATCTTAGTTTTACATCCTCAAATAGCTACTTTACAAGACATTATTGATTACAGATTAGAACCTAATTTATACAATTTTAAAATATTTCACGCCTTTTTAGAGTTAGCAGACACGATTCCTTTAATGAACTATCCTGTACATATAAAATTTAATACAGGCTTAAATAGGCTTGGGTTTTGGCATACAGATATTCCTAAAATTATCTCAGAATTAAAAGAAACCAATCACATAAAAGTACAATCACTTTTTTCTCATTTAGCAGCTAGTGAAGATTTAGAAGAAAAAGATTTCACCAACAATCAACTAAATAGTTTTGCATACATAGTACAACAGTTTTATAAACATTTAAGCTATGAGCCTATGTTGCATATTTTAAACACTTCTGGTGTTGTAAACTATGCCAAAGCTCAGTTTGATATGGTTAGAGTTGGTATTGGCTTGTATGGTTTTGGTAATGATGATGAAGAAACCAAGCAACTTAAAAATACGCACAATTTAAAATCTATAATTTCGCAAATTCACCTTATTGAACCAGGTGAAACTGTGGGTTATAATAGAGCATTTGTTGCTAAAAAACCTAGTAAATCTGCGACAATTCCTGTGGGGCATGCAGATGGTTTATCTCGAAAATTAGGAAATGAAGCAGGTTATGTTTTAATCAACAATCAAAAAGCAAAAATTATTGGTAATGTTTGTATGGACATGATTATGGTTGATGTAACCAAAATTGATTGTAATGAAGGTGATGAAGTTATCATATTTAACAGTCAAGACATGCTTAAACATATAGCAGATGCCTCTGAAACTATCGTTTATGAAACCTTAACTTCGATTTCTCCACGTGTTAAGAAAATGTTAAAATCATAA
- the mscL gene encoding large-conductance mechanosensitive channel protein MscL, whose amino-acid sequence MLKEFKDFAMKGNLIDIAVGFVMGAAFKQVVTSFTGGIVSPLIGLIFEADFKKLKWVVKEGTLNDAGETVGQVAVLYGDFLTNVIDFIIVAFVMFMIVKGINATKKKEEPKPEAPKGPSQEELLEQIRDLLAKQNK is encoded by the coding sequence ATGTTAAAAGAGTTTAAAGACTTTGCAATGAAGGGTAACCTTATAGATATTGCAGTAGGTTTTGTTATGGGTGCTGCTTTTAAACAAGTAGTAACATCGTTTACAGGAGGTATTGTTTCGCCTTTAATTGGTTTAATTTTCGAAGCCGATTTTAAAAAGTTAAAATGGGTAGTGAAAGAAGGTACTTTAAATGATGCAGGTGAAACTGTTGGTCAAGTTGCTGTTTTATATGGAGATTTCTTAACCAATGTCATCGACTTTATCATTGTAGCTTTTGTAATGTTTATGATTGTAAAAGGTATTAATGCAACAAAGAAAAAAGAAGAGCCAAAACCAGAAGCTCCAAAAGGACCAAGTCAAGAAGAATTATTAGAGCAAATTAGAGATTTACTTGCTAAGCAAAATAAATAA
- a CDS encoding lysophospholipid acyltransferase family protein: MPLVTSKEIAQVIGLQKFGVLGTFVGWLLIRVLRISAINKIYKKNKDKTDLAFLNGVLDDCNIEFQIPEEDLKRIPKEGPFITVSNHPLGGIDGVLLLKLLIEKRADYKIIANFLLHRIEPLKPYIMPVNPFETRKDAKSSVAGIKSALQHLKEGKPLGIFPAGEVSTYKDGKLKVDKPWEEGAVRLIKKAQVPVIPIYFHAKNSGLFYFLSKISDTLRTAKLPSEVISQEGKVIKVRIGKPISVADQKEYKDIPSFYEFIRKKTYMLANPFEKANKLISTESIKIKKPAKKIAAQRNKDSFLKEINNLRDKDCRLLESKNYEVFFANAKDIPNVLHEIGRLREITFRNVGEGTNKALDLDKYDKYYYHLILWDNQAQCLAGAYRMGLGKEIYKRFGINGFYIQTLFRIEPELHQMMENTIEMGRAFIIDEYQQKPMPLFLLWKGIVHVTLRYPEYKYLMGGVSISNQFSDFSKSLMIEFMKSHYYDPYIAQYIYPKKEYKVKLKGDDKDFVFDATKADMQKFDKIIDEIEPGALRIPVLIKKYVKQNARLVAFNVDPKFNNAVDGLMYIKVADIPESTVKPVMEEFQAELERKAAEILKK, encoded by the coding sequence ATGCCATTAGTAACATCTAAAGAAATTGCACAAGTAATTGGTTTACAGAAATTTGGTGTTTTAGGAACTTTTGTTGGATGGCTACTTATTAGAGTTTTACGAATCTCTGCAATCAATAAAATTTACAAAAAGAATAAAGATAAAACTGATTTAGCTTTTTTAAATGGTGTTTTAGATGATTGTAATATTGAATTCCAAATTCCGGAAGAAGATTTAAAAAGAATTCCCAAAGAAGGTCCGTTTATTACAGTATCTAACCATCCTTTAGGAGGTATAGATGGCGTTTTATTACTAAAATTATTAATAGAAAAAAGGGCCGATTATAAAATTATAGCAAACTTTTTATTGCATAGAATAGAGCCTTTAAAGCCCTATATAATGCCTGTGAATCCTTTTGAAACAAGAAAGGACGCTAAATCTAGTGTTGCAGGTATAAAAAGTGCATTACAGCATTTAAAAGAAGGTAAACCTTTAGGGATCTTTCCTGCTGGTGAAGTTTCTACTTATAAAGATGGTAAATTAAAGGTAGATAAGCCTTGGGAAGAAGGTGCTGTACGTTTAATTAAAAAGGCACAAGTACCTGTTATTCCTATCTATTTTCATGCAAAAAATAGTGGATTATTCTATTTTTTATCTAAAATTTCTGACACTTTAAGAACAGCCAAATTACCATCAGAAGTTATTTCGCAAGAAGGCAAAGTAATAAAAGTTAGAATAGGAAAACCAATTTCTGTAGCCGATCAAAAAGAGTACAAAGACATACCTTCTTTCTATGAATTTATTAGAAAGAAAACTTATATGTTGGCTAATCCTTTTGAGAAAGCGAACAAGCTAATCTCTACAGAATCTATTAAAATTAAAAAGCCAGCTAAAAAAATTGCTGCACAAAGAAATAAAGATTCTTTTCTTAAAGAAATTAATAATTTAAGAGACAAAGACTGCCGACTTTTAGAAAGTAAGAATTATGAAGTTTTCTTTGCCAATGCAAAAGACATACCTAACGTTTTACATGAAATAGGCAGGTTAAGAGAAATTACGTTTAGAAATGTAGGTGAAGGTACTAACAAGGCTCTAGACTTAGACAAATACGATAAGTATTATTATCATCTAATTCTTTGGGATAATCAGGCTCAATGTTTAGCAGGAGCTTACAGAATGGGTCTTGGTAAAGAAATTTATAAAAGATTTGGCATTAATGGTTTTTACATTCAGACTCTGTTTAGAATTGAGCCAGAATTGCATCAAATGATGGAGAATACCATAGAAATGGGTAGGGCTTTTATTATTGATGAATATCAGCAAAAACCAATGCCATTGTTTCTTTTATGGAAAGGTATTGTGCATGTAACTTTACGTTATCCTGAATATAAATATTTAATGGGTGGCGTTTCTATTAGCAATCAATTTTCAGATTTTTCAAAGTCGTTAATGATTGAGTTCATGAAGTCTCATTATTATGATCCTTATATTGCTCAGTACATTTATCCAAAGAAAGAATATAAGGTTAAATTAAAAGGTGATGATAAAGATTTTGTGTTTGATGCCACAAAAGCAGACATGCAAAAGTTTGATAAGATTATTGATGAAATTGAACCTGGAGCATTAAGAATTCCTGTTCTGATTAAGAAATATGTGAAACAGAATGCAAGATTGGTTGCATTTAATGTAGATCCTAAATTTAACAATGCTGTAGATGGTTTAATGTATATCAAGGTTGCAGATATACCAGAAAGTACAGTAAAACCGGTAATGGAAGAATTCCAAGCAGAGTTAGAAAGGAAAGCTGCAGAAATACTTAAAAAATAA